The Bradyrhizobium sp. CCBAU 051011 DNA segment AAGATGCGGTTGCCGGTCAGGAGCGTTTCAAGGTCGGCGACCACCTGCAGGAACGGGTCGCACCAGGCCTCGATGTCGTCGATCAGTTTCGGCGGCAGGTCCTGATGCACGCCGCCAACGCGGAAATAGGCCGCGTGCATGCGCGAGCCGGAGGCGCGCTCGTAAAACACCATCAGCTTTTCGCGCTCTTCAAAACCCCACAGCGGCGGGGTCAGCGCGCCGACGTCCATCGCCTGCGTGGTAACGTTGAGCAGATGCGACAGGATGCGGCCGATCTCGCAGTAGAGCACCCGGATCAATTGCCCGCGGCGCGGCACCGTGATGCCGAGCAGCTTTTCCGCCGCGAGACAGAACGCATGTTCCTGATTCATCGGCGCGACGTAATCGAGCCGGTCGAAATACGGGATCGCCTGCAGGTACGTCTTCTGCTCGATCAACTTCTCGGTGCCGCGGTGAAGCAGCCCAATGTGCGGATCGACGCGCTCGACGACCTCGCCGTCCAGTTCAAGGACGAGACGCAGCACGCCATGGGCGGCAGGATGCTGCGGCCCAAAGTTGATCGTGAAGTTACGAAGGTTCTGGCTTTGCTCGTTCATGGTCAGGCCTTTGGCTCTGCCTTCTCATCGCCCGGAAGCGGATAGTCAGCGCCTTCCCATGGCGAGAGGAAATCGAATTTGCGGAATTCCTGGTTGAGCCGGACCGGCTCGTACAGCACCCGCTTCTCCTGGTCGTCGTAACGCACCTCGACGAAGCCGGTGAGCGGGAAATCCTTGCGCAGCGGATGGCCGTCGAAACCGTAATCGGTCAGCAGCCGGCGCATGTCGGGATGGCCGGTGAAGATCACGCCGTAGAGATCGTAGGCCTCGCGCTCGAACCAGTCGGCGCCCGGAAACACATCGATGATCGACGGCACCTGCGTGCTCTCGTCGGCCTCGGCGCGGACGCGGATGCGCTCGTTCAGGGTCGGCGACAGCAGGTGATAGACCACATCGAAACGCTTCTCGCGGCCGGGGTAGTCCACCGCCGTCACGTCGGTGATGTTGACGAAGCGCATGGCCGGGTCGTCGCGCAGATAGGTGGCGACTTCGACAATCTTTGTCGCATCGACCGTAATGGTGAGCTGGTTGAACGCGACCGCATGGGCGCTGGCCGCGCCGCCAAGCGCGCTAACAATCGTCTGCCCAAGGGCGTCGAGCTTGCCGTCGTCCATTACCTAAAACCTTAGCGTTCGATGGTCCCGATGCGCCGGATCTTCTTCTGCAGCAGCAGTATGCCGTAGAGCAGCGCCTCCGCCGTCGGCGGACATCCGGGCACGTAGATGTCGACGGGCACGATGCGGTCGCAACCGCGCACGACCGAGTAGGAATAGTGATAATAGCCGCCGCCATTGGCGCACGACCCCATCGAGATCACGTAGCGCGGCTCCGGCATCTGGTCGTAGACCTTGCGCAGCGCCGGCGCCATCTTGTTGGTCAGCGTGCCCGCCACGATCATGACGTCGGACTGCCGCGGCGAGGCGCGCGGGGCGAAGCCGAAGCGCTCGACGTCGTAGCGCGGCATCGACACCTGCATCATCTCGACCGCGCAGCAGGCGAGACCGAACGTCATCCACATCAGGGATCCCGTGCGCGCCCAGGTGATCAGATCGTCGGCAGCAGCAACGAAGAAACCCTTGTCCGAAAGCTCGTGATTGACATCGAGGAAGAACGGGTCATTGTGCCCGACCGGCTTGCCGGTCGAGGGATCGAGAATGCCCTTCGGCGCCTGCGCGATATCAGGCGAAGAGCCTATGGCTGTCTGGCTCAATCCCATTCGAGCGCGCCTTTCTTCCACTCATAAGCAAAGCCGACCGTGAGGACGGCGAGGAACACCATCATCGACCAGAAGCCGGTAGCCCCTAACTTGCCGAACGCAACCGCCCACGGGAACAGAAACGCCACTTCGAGGTCGAAGATGATGAAGAGGATGGCGACCAGGTAGAAGCGCACATCGAACTTCATGCGGGCGTCATCGAATGCGTTGAATCCGCATTCATAGGCGGAGAGCTTTTCGGGGTCCGGCTGCTGGAACGCGACCAGGAACGGGGCGATCAGAAGCGCCAGTCCGATCAGGCTCGCCACTCCGATAAACACGACAAGTGGCAGGTAATTTTGCAGGATGCCGGTCATCGGCGGTGCCTTTTCCTGCGGTTTTGAGCGGCCGCAGATTCGTTGATTGGAATTATTCTTGCCTTAGCGCAGCGCAACAGGGGGCGCAAGACAAGCCGCCCTGACGCCCAAGCCCGCCCCCAATGCGTTGGCAGAACACCAAAAAGTGTTGCGTTCCTGCCTCTCCTGACCAACGCGAGGCGGGCGGCATGGTGCCCGACTATTCAGTTCAAATCCTTCTCATCGGCGAGCATCTGGGCGGCCGTATCCGTGAGCCGGTCGATCTGGTCGAGCAGCACCGCCAACTCGTCCTTGCCGAGCTGTTCCAGGAGGCGCCGGTTGCGCTCCTGCGCCCCCGCCACAATCGCATCATGGGCGGCCAGCCCCGCCTTGGTCAGGCAAACCAGCGTCTCGCGGTTGTCCCGCGGATTGACCTCCTTGGCGACCAGTTTTCGCGACACCAGTTCCGCCAGCGCCCGGCTGATCTGTCCCTTATCCATGCCGACCGCTTCGGCGAGCCGGTTAACGCTCATTGGCGGCCGCCGCCCCAGCGAAGCCACGAGGCCGAACTCGACCGAGGACAGTCCCGCCAGCCGCTTGTAGCGCAGGATGGCGCTGCGCTTGAGCAGATTGGCGAGCACTATCAGCCGCGACGACATCATCGCGGTGATCGGCGCCATCTCTCCGTCCCGCGTGGCAGCGGCCGACGGCGCGGTCTGCTTTCCCGGCTTCTGGCTCATCTCCAAAGCTCTGCCAATAAAGCGCGGCGATGCCAAGCTCGGCGACGACGGCGATCGCGCAAGGCAATCGGGCGATACAAAAAGCCGATCGTTGACATTGTCATCGATTTCTACTTCACTTCGATCTATACGATCGCTGCGTCAGAAGCCGCGGCGGGAGGAAACGGCATGACAGTTACGCAGCGGGATCGCGATCTCGGGACCGGCTACGCCATGAAGCCGTCCACCACCCGGACCGAGCTGACCTCGGTCGGCCGCGGCACGCCGATGGGCGAACTGCTCCGGCGCTACTGGCATCCGGTCGGGCTTGTGTCCGACGCCACCGATATCCCCAGAAAAGTGCGCGTGCTCGGGGAAGATCTGGTGCTGTTTCGCGACAGGCACGGCCGCGCCGGCCTGCTGCACGCCCGCTGCTGCCATCGCGGCACCACGCTCTATTACGGCAAGGTCGAGGAAGATGGCATCCGCTGCTGCTATCACGGCTGGAAGTTCGACACCGAAGGCCATTGCATCGAACAGCCCTGCGAGCCCGAGGGCGGCCTGTTCAAGGATAAGGTGCGCCAGCCCTGGTATCCCCTGCAGGAGCGCTATGGCCTGATCTTCGCCTATCTCGGACCATCAGAGAAAAAGCCGGCGCTGCCGCGCTACGAATGCCTGGAGAAGCTGGACGACGGCGAGTTCGTCGAGGCGGACGATTCCTCGATCGGCGGCGGTGGGCCCGCAATCATTCCCTGCAACTGGCTGCAGCATTTCGAGAACGTGGTCGACCCGTACCACGTCCCGGTGCTGCATGGATCGTTCTCGGGGCCGCAATTCACCAACATGATGGCCTCGATGCCGGAGGTGAAGTTCGAGATGTCGCCGCGTGGCGTCACCGTGCGCTCGATCCGGCATCAGGATGACGGCAAGGTGTTTTACCGCGTGACGGAAGCCGTCCTGCCCACACTGCGCGTGGTACCCAATCCGCGCGTCGCGCAATTCGCCCGCGTCGAGTCGATCGGCTGGACGCTGCCGATCGACGATACGTCGTTCCGCATCTATGTCGCTGGCCGCGTAAATAATTCCGGCGACATCGGCAGGATGCGCTCCAAATTCAACGGAAAATTCTGGTGGGACATGACCGAACGGGAGCACCAGCAATTCCCCGGCGATTACGAGGCGCAGGTCGGCCAAGGCCCGGTGACGCTGCACTCGGAAGAACATTTCGGCCAGAGCGACCGCGGCATCCTGATGATCCGTCGGATGCTGAGCGATCAACGCGCGGCCGTAGCCGAAGACCGCGATCCGATCGGCGTCTCCTTTGATTCGAACGCGCCGCCGGTTGAATTCGACGCGGGGAATTTCATTCGCGACGCCTGAGACAGCCGGCTCAGCAATGAGAAAACGCGACGCAAGCGGCCGCTCCGGTGGAAGCCGCCGCAAGGCCCCCGCTCCAGCGATAGGTGCCGGCGCCGCCCACGATGTCTGTGCGCCGAACTTTCCTCGACCGCACCATCTTCAACGTCCTGATCGAGCCGACCAACAAGGAGTTTGCGCTCAGCGACACCACGATGGGCCCGTTCGGCCACCCTCTTCCCTTTGTTTTCATTACTGTTTTCATTCCAGCCGGTCGCTGCCTGCGCGCATCGATGCCGGTGGCGCGCCCTGTATGTGATCTACGTCACGGATGATTTGGCAGAAAACCGGCCAAAAACCGGCTGAATGAAACCATTTTGCCGAAACCGCGAAACCATCCTGAAACAGACGGGGCGTACGTCTCTCGCCAACACAGGACGCCAAAGGCGTCCAGGAGGCATCACATGAACCACTCGATTCACTCGGCAGATCGCAGCACCCATTTGAAGATCGTGGTCGTCGCGCTGGTGGCTGGCATCGCGGTGGCGGCGTTCGGTATCTCCGCCCGCACCGGTGCGGATTACAGCCAGACAGCCCAGGTCGTGAAGGCCGGCAAGCCGGTGGTCATCACCAGCTCGGGCACCTCGACGGTCCGTTAAACGATATCGACATCGTTGGAATAAAAACGGCCGCCTCAAGGGCGGCCTTTTTGTTTGCGGCGGTGCTTAGGGAACGATTGGTATTTCACTGTTCCAGAGGGCCGCCAACTGAGCCAGCAGGTCCAAAGGACGGCCCCCGCGGCAACTCAGCCTACTTCCATGTTCTGTTCAATACCGGACAGACATTGCCATTTTTTCCCGCTTCTATCGGTGTGCCAGATGGGTATCCACTACCCTATCTGGCTGTTTGAAATGGAAATACTTTGGATGGCCTCGGTGCACGCTTCGCGCTGGGGCCATTTTTATTCTGAGCCGTTTCAGGGGGTGACAGCGTGGGTAAGGCGCGGCGCGTGTCGTCAAAAATTTTTTGCGGCTCCCTTGAAACCAAAACCGATTTTCCTAATTTTTTCGTCGCCATCATACGGTGGTGTCCGGGTGCCTGATGGGCCCGGGCTGGAGACGGGCACCGGTCGTGTCCGGTGCCGCTCGTAACCAACTTGCTCATTGGAGGATTTGGCTATGCGCAGTTACAACTTTGAACCTCTCTGGCGCTCGACCATCGGATTCGACCGCCTCTTCGATCTCGCGGAAGCGGCCGCCCAACACGTCGGCGAGGACCACTATCCACCCTACAACATCGAACGGCTTGGCGAAGATCACTATCAGATCTCGCTGGCTCTCGCCGGTTTTTCACCCGACGAGATCTCGGTGACCGCAGAGCAGAACGTGGTTACCGTTGAGGGCGACAAGGCCGAGAAGACTGATCGGGAATTCATGTATCAGGGCATCTCGACCCGGCGCTTCAAACGCCAGTTCAACCTTGCCGATTATGTGCAGGTGAAGAGCGCCGCCTTTGACAATGGCCTGCTTAAGATCGAACTGGTCCGGGAGATCCCCGAGGCCATGAAGCCTCGCCGCATCGCCGTCAACGGCGTAGCCGGCGGTAACGTCAAGCAGATCGATTCCAAGGCGGCCTAATAACGTCGCTCCCTTGTTCTCACCGCGCGCCGGCGACCGGCGCGCGGCATCGCAACCTCGTCTGAATAGGAGGGTATCATGCGGCCGACGACCGCAATCGAAGATAATGTCTTCAACATCAACGCCCTGATACATCCCGGCACGGTGTTCAATCACCCCCGAGACGTCGTAAGCCACCCCACGCTCACATTGGCCGAGAAGCGCGCCATTCTCGCCTCCTGGGCTTCAGATGCGTCTGCTATCGCTTCGTGCCCTGCCCTTCGAGCGCCCGATGGCCTGAAAGCGCCGGTGACTATTGACGAGATTCTCGACGCGCTCTGCGAACTCGACGGCAAGCCCTGGAACCCGCCGGGAGGCAAACCCTTCCGCTTGCGGTCCACCGAGCGTGCACTTGCGGCCTAGAGGTCGGAGGCTGTGGGCCGGGTGGGTCAGCCACGCGTCGATATGGGAGACCGTGTCAGCCTGCCTTGCCTGCAGCTCAAATTGTTCGCGCTCTTTGCTGCCCGCGGGAAGCTCCGCTGAGCCTATGGAAATATCTGGCATTCGGTGTAGACCTGTTCACATCCCCCAATGCAGCCATCGCGAACAGACGAATTATTACCGGACATGGTTATGCAGTTGATCCTAACAGCCCGATGTTGGGGCGCATGCTGCTGTCGCGTAATTTACTGCGGTAGCTGACGAGAAAACCAATACGCTCATCACGAGTAGTGTTCGTGCTCGCGGCATGACGTTCACCCTCTCGCTGTGATCGGCACGGGCCCATCCCGCGCAGAAACTGCGCCTAGTCTGTGAAGAGGATTACGCCTGGGAGAAAATCGCGAAGCGGGGACACTGACCGCGGCAGCACGGAAGTGAACCGGGCATGGGTAGCGAGCGCTCTGCGCTGAATATCAGACGGACCCCGGCCAGCGACCTTGGAGGCATCAGCTGACCGGGGCCGCCTCCACACGCCGCCAGCCGGCGTGTTGGCTCGGAACTAATCCGCAACGCGGCCGTATGCCGGGTGCTGCCGGTTCTTGACCTTGATCCAGTCGCAAGTCTTCGCGCGCCGCTGCCGATGTTTTGAGACGATCCCCTCCAGCCGCATCCGGCACGCCGCGGTGAACAGATCCGGTCCTATCTCGCCGCGCTCGAATGGCGCCACGAAGATCCCCTGTGCCCGGCCGCGCGGCAGCTTGTCGAGCTGGGCCTTGCGGTCGAGTAATGGCTGGTCCCGCAAGTCCTCGCGGCCGAAGGCAAATAGGTCGAAGGCGTAGAGCTGGGCCTCGTCGTTGTACTTGTTCGAGTGCAGGGCGTTGAAGTCCGAAATGCCCTGGACATCGAGCACGCAGATCTCGCCGTCGATGACGAACTGGCTGTGGCGGATCTTCAGCGCCGTCTCCGCGATCCATGGGAACCGCCATGTCCAATCGAGGCCGCTCCTGGAAAGCAGCTGGACGTCCTTGCCGTCGTCGTATTTTACCTCGTGGATCCAATCGGGGCTCCGGGACGGTCTTGGATATTACCTGCTAATCCACGGGAGGAACCATCGCCACCATAAAGCATTTTCTTAGTTCGCCGCGGCAGTCCCGCCCGCTCCTGGTCAGCTTAGCAAAAGCGATGCACACGGTTCTGCATCGGGGAAGATGTAGGCCATGAAAGAGCCAGATCCGCACGTCCTCGGTTCGGACGCGGCAGCGCAGATCAACGACCTCTTTGATGCAGTTGATGTGGCCAAAGCCATCAATAGCGAGGAGTTCCGTCAACTCCTCGACCGCGTCCCGATCCCGATCATCATCTCCAAATTCGTGCGCGGCGATCATCGCATTTGCTATGCGAACGGAGCCTTCGAACGGGTGATCGGTATGAAATTGCCGGAGTTTGCCGGCCGCGGTTGGACGATACTCACTTCATTCGTAGACGAGAAGGATCAAAACACGACCCTTGCGAAATCCGTGTTGAGTAATGGTGACGACTTTTTGGGCACATTTAAGCGAACGCAGCCAACACCATTGGTAGTTGAAGCGTTCTGCGGAGTGATCGAGAAGGAAGACGGCACAGAGAACTACCGCGTTGCGGCGCTAATTGACGTGACAAGCCGGCTTGACGAGCGCGAGGAGTTCGAGCGCAAGACGAAGGAGCAGGATATGCTCCTTCGCGAGTTGCAACACCGCGTCAAAAAC contains these protein-coding regions:
- a CDS encoding DNA ligase, whose product is MHEVKYDDGKDVQLLSRSGLDWTWRFPWIAETALKIRHSQFVIDGEICVLDVQGISDFNALHSNKYNDEAQLYAFDLFAFGREDLRDQPLLDRKAQLDKLPRGRAQGIFVAPFERGEIGPDLFTAACRMRLEGIVSKHRQRRAKTCDWIKVKNRQHPAYGRVAD
- a CDS encoding NADH-quinone oxidoreductase subunit B family protein: MGLSQTAIGSSPDIAQAPKGILDPSTGKPVGHNDPFFLDVNHELSDKGFFVAAADDLITWARTGSLMWMTFGLACCAVEMMQVSMPRYDVERFGFAPRASPRQSDVMIVAGTLTNKMAPALRKVYDQMPEPRYVISMGSCANGGGYYHYSYSVVRGCDRIVPVDIYVPGCPPTAEALLYGILLLQKKIRRIGTIER
- a CDS encoding NADH-quinone oxidoreductase subunit C yields the protein MDDGKLDALGQTIVSALGGAASAHAVAFNQLTITVDATKIVEVATYLRDDPAMRFVNITDVTAVDYPGREKRFDVVYHLLSPTLNERIRVRAEADESTQVPSIIDVFPGADWFEREAYDLYGVIFTGHPDMRRLLTDYGFDGHPLRKDFPLTGFVEVRYDDQEKRVLYEPVRLNQEFRKFDFLSPWEGADYPLPGDEKAEPKA
- a CDS encoding Hsp20 family protein translates to MRSYNFEPLWRSTIGFDRLFDLAEAAAQHVGEDHYPPYNIERLGEDHYQISLALAGFSPDEISVTAEQNVVTVEGDKAEKTDREFMYQGISTRRFKRQFNLADYVQVKSAAFDNGLLKIELVREIPEAMKPRRIAVNGVAGGNVKQIDSKAA
- a CDS encoding NADH-quinone oxidoreductase subunit A, coding for MTGILQNYLPLVVFIGVASLIGLALLIAPFLVAFQQPDPEKLSAYECGFNAFDDARMKFDVRFYLVAILFIIFDLEVAFLFPWAVAFGKLGATGFWSMMVFLAVLTVGFAYEWKKGALEWD
- a CDS encoding MarR family winged helix-turn-helix transcriptional regulator, translated to MSQKPGKQTAPSAAATRDGEMAPITAMMSSRLIVLANLLKRSAILRYKRLAGLSSVEFGLVASLGRRPPMSVNRLAEAVGMDKGQISRALAELVSRKLVAKEVNPRDNRETLVCLTKAGLAAHDAIVAGAQERNRRLLEQLGKDELAVLLDQIDRLTDTAAQMLADEKDLN
- a CDS encoding aromatic ring-hydroxylating dioxygenase subunit alpha, producing the protein MTVTQRDRDLGTGYAMKPSTTRTELTSVGRGTPMGELLRRYWHPVGLVSDATDIPRKVRVLGEDLVLFRDRHGRAGLLHARCCHRGTTLYYGKVEEDGIRCCYHGWKFDTEGHCIEQPCEPEGGLFKDKVRQPWYPLQERYGLIFAYLGPSEKKPALPRYECLEKLDDGEFVEADDSSIGGGGPAIIPCNWLQHFENVVDPYHVPVLHGSFSGPQFTNMMASMPEVKFEMSPRGVTVRSIRHQDDGKVFYRVTEAVLPTLRVVPNPRVAQFARVESIGWTLPIDDTSFRIYVAGRVNNSGDIGRMRSKFNGKFWWDMTEREHQQFPGDYEAQVGQGPVTLHSEEHFGQSDRGILMIRRMLSDQRAAVAEDRDPIGVSFDSNAPPVEFDAGNFIRDA